gggaagattttgtttgaaaatggccgagacatgcctactaaccgtgacCCTTTCTactcctttccttggcttccgtttaggggtgcaaagttctttgagaaactttgcatacctaggaacggttttgatgatagtaaaaagagggatgttgacctcacatttcctaaaagtttcataaagatcggtgtctttatcaaacttcttgggatttgtgagggcactaggaaatggtacctccggttcatatTCCTTTTCAATCTCTTGGAGTGAATCCTTTGTGTTGGTGcttccttcctttcctttgtcaatgTTCAAAGGACTCCTCTCTTTTTCTtcattagcttttgaagatgatccTTTCCCTTGTTCAACCACAAGTTCTTCTTCAATTTGCTCTTCAATGTCAATAACCCTTTCTTGTGACTTGCCCCTTCTCTTCTTTTTGGGAGGGGATTCTAAGgttctccccttcctcaatgtcatggcactagcattctctctaggaggaaatgtagtggagggaatagaagttgaggtcctttgatttttcttggcaagttcttgggcaatttggccaagttggacttctaggttggcaaccttggcatcactaacattcttatcggcatcaatcttgtcaagcctcttgtttgttttgacttgctcttgcaaaatgtttttaagcaagtcttgaacacttggttccttttgagaattgttgttaccttgattgccaaattgggatgattgaccttggttttggtttctaccttggttgttgaaattccCATGCCTATTTCCTTCTTGAttgaaattcccattcctatttccttgagagtttgaaccttgaccttgtcgggaattttggtccctcaagtggttgaattgaccattcacaaagctctttgaggtgtcaccaccccaaccaagtctaggattgtctctactcccaacattgtaaGTATTGCCACTAGGGTCATAATTGTAGTATCCTCCCCCTTGAGGATTCCTAGCATTGTAATTCCCATACCCCATTGCACTTACATTCTCCACtccaattccttcttcaatcatGATGGGGCAATTTTCCTCCAAATGAGAACCTTGACAATAGTTGCATTCTACTTGATTTCCCCTTCCCCCATTCTTGTTTGGAGTGTTGCCCATCATATTCTTCACTAAGTGAGTCAAATCATTCACACTTTGCTCAAGGTTTTGATTGGATGAAGAAGAGGTTCCCATTGAAGAAGTATTCCTTGTTCCCCTTTGATTTCTTCCATAATTTCTCGTAGTAGAGGCAAGTCTCTCAATGATTTCCTTGGCCTCCGCTATAGAAAAATTTTCCAACCCTCCTCCGGTAGCGGAATTGACCATTCTTTGATCATCTTGGCTTAGCCCTTCATAGAAGTTCACAAGAAGATCATCATCGCTCAACCCGTGGTAAGGGCATTGAGCTACCAACTTTttgaacctctcccaatactcatacatggTTTCACCATTGAGGTCTTGTTCTATGGTAGTAATGGCCTTCTTGGCACGGTTGTGACGGGCATCGGGGTAGTACTTATCAAGAAAAGCCGCCTTCATTGCCTTCCAAGTTGTTATAGATCCCGGTTCAAGATAAAAGAGCCAATCTTTGGCCGAGTCCAACAAAGAAAACGGGAAGGCCCGTAGTTTGAATTGATCTTCCGTCACCCCATTCGGAATAACAccttcacacatcatgtgaaaTTCCGAAAGGTGACGATTTGGGTCATTCCCCGCATGGCCATGGAACTTAGGCAAGTTATGGATAAAGAAGCCTTTTAGCTCGAAGTTCGCATTGGCTCCAAGAGGGGGATAGGTGATACACAAGGGTTTCTCATCATAATTTCGTGCTCGTATCTCCCGGATGGTTCTTGTGTCATTTGCCATATCGGGATACTCTACTTCAATTGGCTCTACGTCAATAGGATCTTCTTCAATAGGGGCTTCTAAAGGTGGTTCTTCTACTCTAGGTTCTCTTTGTGCTCTTTGGTACCAAGGGTTAGTAAATAGCCACGAATAGGCTCCAAAGGCGTCTTCTTCCACGGGAGTTGATTCACCGTGTTGTGGAGAACTAAACATACACCTTCGTACTAAACACACAAGTTAGAACTTCCTATTCTTTCTAACAACAAGAGGAGTAATAAAACAACTAAACATAAATTCACAAACTCAAGTtctagctatgttgcccttccccggcaacggcgccaaaatttggtaaaGGAAAAGACTAGGTCGTTAATATACTAGAATtaagctaccaaattaacaatttataagccaaactatactctagactactctaaatgataaagtaatatagtgcaagtaagggtcgaacccaagagaaggtcttttaagccaagtacttgaattgtaaactattgattacTAATGACAAAGCTATagacaaacaatggttattcacaatgacaaacaatagagagacataAAAAGGGGGGTTTTAGAGTTGATTTGTGACATGAAACAAAGTGAAATTTGCAATCCtattctaacaagcaatataacaaacacttggtgagtaagatgattcaataattaagagaacttggtgcaatcctacaagttccaacttttctcaaagcaagattcttttctctctaattttcatttacccaacaacaatcctcaagcaagtgattaccactatctaagccaacaatgataatcctacttcaactacaaattctaacattaaaccatgtaagaattgtaaccaagagcatgaagaacaaaaccaagaggaaagtaaatgggatatcacaaagatatgtttaaaccaacaaatcctatgatacaatcaatttctactcacaaaggttgatactttaaaccaagataacaacaatcatgagatgcttcaacaagttatTACAAAAGCAAGCAACtttgcaacaacaagcaatagatgaatgaaaaagaggcaagggtaattacttctcacaacaaaacattcatcatgtcattagaacttagaaattgaaacaaatgaaagagtagagattaagaagtcaatacaatgataaagatggaaacttgcaatggattacaccaagtagggaagaactagccttccatagtcttcataaaacccaaaaacaaagaaagattacaacttgaatgcCAAATAAATTGTTCTTGCTACTACAAATTTCTAGAGATTATTCAATGCTTAGGTGGTAACTAGGTCTTCAAACATGAGGGGTATATATATGGGTGCACACCCTTCTAGGTTAAACACCTCAAAACAAGCCCAAAAACACGGAATGTTTACTTAAGCCCGTGTTTAAAAACAGATTTGCGCAGGCCTCTCTGAAgtcggcgcaggctgcgcaggctgcgcaattcTTGGCGCAGGCTGCGCCCCAGCTCGGGAGTCAGCTTCAAACTTCTCAACTTTTGCTTCCTTCTTTACTTTCCAAGCTTCACTCCTACTTCCTTCAACTGGTTTCTAGGCTACATGGGAGCTCCTTGCTGCTTGTCTTAACCTTTGAAGGGTGCTCTATGCCTCTCGGGTTTCGTTCATGAAGATCAATCGTCCAACCGAGGTGAATTACACAAGTTCAACCACATCAACCCCTATGCCAAGTGCTTAGGAAAAACAtactaaaagacccatattaaaagacacgagggcgataaaatcaccctcttagaccgacacaaaacgTTACTATCAAGATGCCAACACGGGTGGCATTTAAAGGGGTCTTCAATGACAAATATCTGGCTAATGATCATAACGAACGGTTCAACAACTTTAAGGAAGACGATTACAGACCACTAAAATCCAACTACGTTGTCCACCAAACCAACAACGGCGACATTCGTGTCATGAACAGGGAAACAAACTTGTGGTGGGGAGTTGGGGAACGTAATTGGATTAGATCCAATGTTGGCGGCGGCCAAGTGTCCGACACCAACCCTAACATCTTGTTTGAGGTCATCAAAATAGATGGCAATGTGATAGTGCTTCGTTCCCGAGACAACAACAAATTTTGTGACACCTTCACCAGCATCTTCCCGCGTTGGTTAAATGCAGGGTCGGTTACCGACTCTCGTGACGGCTACATGAAGGTGGAGGAACCGTAATATCGAGGAGGGTCACGGTTCACAATGCTGAATTCAGGTTGGATACAGTCCGTATTTACAACCACTCACGAGAAAGGATTCTAACATACACTGACGTCGACAATGGCGGTACTGAACCAATTGTAATAACGAGAACACTGTCAGAGGAAGTGACTGAAACCAAAGCCTGGCGTAATAGCCAATCACTTACGTTGGGTACAAGTATGAGTTTCAGCAGTGGAATCCCGAAGCTCGGCATTGGCCTCGAAATTACGTTTGAAGGGCAGTTCACGGAGGAGTATGAATGGTCTAAGACTGATGAAAGAAAACGGTCTATTTCCGAAACAGTGACTGTAACTGTGCCCCCTGGGAAAACGGCTAGACTTCTACTTATGGCTTCCAGTGCTTCCTTTGATATCCCCTTCTCTTACACTCAGACTGACCGATACGTCACCGGTGAAGATCCAATCACCACTATAGTCGATGATGGCATTTTTGCCGGTTCCAGTGTTTACTACTCCTATATCAAGACTGAACAGAGCTCGCTTTGACCGTATCCGTCCCTGCTGGCGTTGGGGTTACTTGGGTGTCTCGGCATTTACATTTCATTTCAATTCTGCACTAATAATTTGTGGTTGATGGATATCTACTCAATTTGCTCTTTACTTCTTTCTTCTTTGATTGTTGTTTACTTAGAATAATGTTGTTTTGGTTTCCTCCTACTTGCTGTAAACCTGTTAAGCAAGTGCTTGCCCTTAGCTGGGTGATAATAAAACTTTGATCAAAGTCTTGCTTCCATTATTCCACATATTTACCGAGAAATTTTTGGGTACACCATACCACGTCATCTTACACCCTTATCCAATAAGAATATTAGAATTAGCATATTGTTGGGTGGAAGCGTGAATATCTCTGTTGGGCCTATGCTGTACCAGTGTCCAccgtccataatagtacgatattatccgctttgggccaagccatcacggatttactcttggctCCTTCTCAAAatgcctcgtactattatattttgtagacacttactcccatctttattctaccgatgtgggacatgggtttgcaccTTAACCCATActctccataaataataataataataaaacaaaatTTAAGTGAAATATGATTAAAAGTTTATCATTGGTCTTGTACACGCGGTGTACCcaattttttttcatatttttactCCCTTTAATTTTGATATGGCACTGAGCTTTTCAAAAGTCTTTTGTATAAGAGTTGCATAATATCTTAATAGAAAACCACTTTTTTTATTCACCTAAATGGCTAAATAGCCGTATAAAAATGCTTGTAAAAACTGTTTAATCATTTATTAGAGTAATTACAATGATTTTACATAATAAACGTTTGCCTGAAAACTCCTTGGAAAATCGATTTCGCCAACAGGGCCTTTTTGGACATTACTACTCAACTAATTACCTAGTGGGAAGCTGCTTCATTCTAAGTGTTTGTAGGGCTGAGTAAAACCGGATATTCGACCCAGATTTGAAATCCAAGTTGGAATCCGGATTTAAAATTTTGACTTTTCAGGATTCAAATCCGAATATCCGATATTTCTggatttgtagatacctcatttctacaccttccgccaaccactcagtgatgattgggtcgcatgtttggtacgcggaacgatttatgatagtccgtaagtttatcgtcaagtgatagcccaaacacttgtgtctaccccttggtcgtcatctacgcgccgatacggtcgttttgacagtaattagagttcatttggagtctgggtcaaaaaccgcttcattttctaagaaaccgtttaaaatgccgagtcggaatgttctagaatgttctagatatttattcctaaataaaattttatatcttttggtaaaatatatcccatatataatattttacggaataaggaagtagagatccaccgcaattccatagaaaaaacgcggaaatctttcttccacaggaggaaacctctggggaaacaacgcagcaggtgctgcacctcttggaaggaccgcaacagctgctgcgcctcttctcagacggtttcaattactgatcttgattactctatcgtgaacgacaaattccaattctcctcacgaatagttaattaaaatgaatcccgttcttaatcaaccctaactgttaaacaatcttaacaatccagttcaagatttaattcaacagcagcatataaaatagagaactcgatagagaataaattatgcatacaatccagttgcactttaGAGATTTATGTGAATCAATTCAAAGTACTAATACCAACGTATCCCGTTCAATATTAATTTCTAGCTGTCACTAGCTTAGAattaatcaataaatcctattcaattaacaatactaacaaaAGAATGAAGAAATCAATCACTAGTTGTACACCAAACAATAATCAATCAACATTCATATAATTAATAACTAAGCAATTTACAATAATCAAGAAGAGGAActaaaacattcaaactcacaatcgGTTTAAGAGTGCTTCAATTGCTTGAATCCAAGAATAAAGATTAGTTACACATCGTCTGTCAATAACAATAATAGGGTTTTTTGTCTCTCGAAGTTGTGTCAAAATTTTCTAAAGCTCTAATAACAAGTTATATAGTAATAAGGTCTCCAACTAAATTAGGAAATAAAGTGTTAAACAATAAAAGTAATAATCGGAACAAACCGACTAAAGTAAAGAAGCGGAACAGTCAAGTGTAGGTCCCGCTTCAGTCGCGCCTTAGTCGCGCCTCGGTTGCGCTTCAGTCGAATGCATGTCGCGAAAACGTTGTTGCCGCGTCTCAGTCTATCCCATGCGCGCACGATTAGTGCACCTTAAGCGCACACATCTCAGGTATATTCATAGGTATCCGAGCCCATCTTTTCTCAGACTTGGACTCCTTTTTAAACTTGTAAAACCGGCCCAATACCTAACCAAAGCTCACTAACAAATAACCTGCTATTAAACTCCATAACACTACTTCAAACCGTCAAAACCATACTAATTCGCTCCAAATAACTACGACTAAAAGAGTCGTATCAAGATATATAAATTGTTTTCGCTCTTAGTGTATTGAGGTTGTTGATTGTGCTTGAGGCCTAAAATCCTACTAGATTAACACTATAGCGAGTAGTGACACTATTTTATGTGAAGAATtcatggaattataaatttatacgtgtagtaaaaaaaaaagtttaacaGCTTGTAATTTATAACAAAAAATCATGATCAGTTAGTCTTGTTTAAGACCATCTTGACTTACACAACCTCTTTATTTTAACCTTTATTTTAATCACCTGTGGTAGTTGTCTTAAATTAAGACGGTTTTAAATAAGAATTCGTGAAAATAACAAGTAATAATTTGTATAATAATCTAGTCGTTTATAATGGGTAGTAATATTTTTTTTCCTTAATGTAAATTATTGGATGAGTTAGCTAGAACATAAAATTAGGGAAACAAAAACTCAATTGCTAAGCACAAAATCTTTGAATAGACATTAAGTCGTGACCCTCAACGTCCCTAAAGTCTCATGTAAGCTTGAGTTGGAAAAAAAATGCTACTTGTAAGAACCGAACACAAACTCTTTATAGGGAATGTCACTACTTTACCACTACTCTAGAACACTTACATGTTGATGATGCAAGCTTATTTAATCTTATAGTAAAGTCAGCAATATTAGGGTAGCGAATTTCGTCCTCTTCATTTGATTTTCTGGGTTTGGGGTAGCAGCTGCTACCACTTGCTACTCTCTAAGCTAGTTTTTCCCCTGGTGGTGATGATCAAGTTGGGATAGTTAGTAAAGCAAGGTTTGGATGCCACTTTCACGATTAAAAACCTTGGCTATATGAGGTACTTTCTTGGTTTAGAAGTGGCGAGAAATGATTCTGGTATTTTGTTAAACCATAGAAAATATATTGTATGTTGACATCCTTAAAGATTTAAACATGGAGAATTGCAATGAGGCAACAGTTCACATGCCTAGAGGGACCAAATTATCAGTGGAGCAAGGTGAGTTGCTACATGAGCTAGACAAATATAGAAGATTGATTGGGAAACTTCCGTATCTAAACCTGACCAGACATGATATATCATATCCAGTACAGCATCTGAGTCAGTTTTTGGTTCAGTCTAGAGTACCACACATGCAAGCAACAATACACATGGTCAGGTGGTATCTCAAAGAAACAATCAATGTTGGGTTGTATTATCCATCCTCATCAGATTTCCAGCTCAAGGCCCATATTGATGCAAACTAGGGACAGTGTGCATTCGATCACTTGGGAGTCTCTCAGTGGGTTTTGCATATGTCTTGGTTCAAGTATCATTTCATGAAAAACTAAAAAATAGAAAACAGTAAGCAAAAGTACTGTTGAGGCAGATGACAGAAGCATGTCCTTAATGACTAGTAAAATGGTTTGAATAGAAGCTTTACTTAAGGATCTACATGTACAGGTGTTTTTGCCTATTCCCATATGCTATGACAAGCAGGCACTCACATTGCCTAGAACCCTGTCTTTCATGAGAGGACAAAGCACTTAAATGTTAACTGCCACTATGTGAGAGATAAGTTGCATAAGGGCTTCTTGGTTCCACAACATGTGCGCACTGGTTTGCAAATTGCAGACATCATGGCAAAGGGATTAGAAATCAGTCGCAATCCTTTTTAGTTCACAAGCTTGACTTTATTGTTATAAAGAAAGTAAGCTTGAGGGGGGAATGTAGTTTAATTATATTGTATTGAGGTCCAAATAAGTAGTGTACTATATATACACTGTATGTACATATTCTATCAATAAGTCCCTCATTTTATTTAGCTTGCTTTCCTTcactgttttgtgtggattttgcgcaaggcgaaatcaggtctgGGTAGATttaggtagggttaactagctctagttaGTCTGTAAATCAGGTCGTCAGGGTGGAATGCAAAAGTAAAAGTACAATGAAaagaacaacaataagacaaaggattttgtacgtggaaaacccttaaatgggaaaaaaccacgggcaccaagctaggagaggatttcactattataTTGAGTATTCAGCACAATGGGACGTAATTATCTTAAAAAATTGTATGAGAATGTCGAATGCTATATTTTGTCTTGTAtgtgtctcttttttttttcaaatggttTCCAAATGCTCCTTATATAATCACATGCTGAACGGCTGGTAAATCTCCTCATAAATGCTGAatatcccctatttactaaaagaataggcgaAACTAcaatttttcccgcctaaacatatgtcctaaaataaattttagttatttttagcatattctaTAAGTATGGTGTGATATAATACACATAATCTTtcagatttatatatttatgtcatttaGTATTTTACATTCTGCACAAAATTATCTCAAATCTTTTTATGATATAAAAATTAATTCCTTTTTTTTAAAGAATCATACGAAAAAATATTAATTTTCGATGATAAAAAGTTGGGGCTAAAAATATATTATCAGTAAAAGTTTATAAAATAACACCATTAATCTCTCGGTAATAAGGAAAAACTTTCATTTAAATACTCATTTAATGATTAATACGATTTTGACTTtgttttttcaaatcaaaatataacgatgagaaatgtaaaaaaataaaaattagttaatttaaatttcataaatatAATAAACTAAGAAAAGTAAAATTCTATATATACTGTGCATACATTGCACGGGAGCTAAACTAGTTCCGTATTAATTACCGTAATAATATTCATTATTACGCCCGTAATTACTGCTCTTAATTGCTGAATCTTCCCATTTAATGCTATGCACGTAATCTTCTCATAATATGATCtcctggtctgatatcgtcctgatattttgaccgttgtcctctccatggcttggcgcttatcttcatgtgtcctgatatcCTGACACCCTGACACCCTGTCGGTTAGTTCAAGGCAAGATATTGATCAGggatatctgcggatttccaggcctaacaattgccccttatctccttattttcgaggTGTCAGGacaaaaaataaggagataacttcaaTCTTTGGAAAACTGTTCAACGGTTAAATTGTGGCTAGTCAGTTCCTGTAACGGTTAGTTTCTTCAGTTTGTGACATGTGTTGTATTTACTGCAATTTCCTCAATGATTATCCATCCAATTGCGGTAGAAACCCTAGTTTcacccactataaatacccccttacTTCATCAAGTTAATCTTCACCAAAAAATCTACTTTGCCTTCTTCTAATAATTTTCTTCTTCAACTTCCTTAATTCCCAGTTTTTAGTCTTCGTTTAATTTTTAATAATCCCTCAAAAATGGCCGCAAAAAAGAAATCTACCAGGGGCGATGGCTTCTGGAACTCCAACTGCTCAAAACCCTGAAGAAACTACTTCTGAGAACGTTCCTTCATCTCCTGCTGTTCAACCTCTTGTGGTTAGTAAAACGAATGATTCTCCTCTTGAGATGATTTCAATTTCTCATGGTGATTTCCAATTTAAACCCACGAAAGCTTTGAAAGATGACCAGTCTCTCTCAAATCGTCTGAAGCCTAAATTTGAAAAAGTGCCAAAAGATAAGGGAATCATTTCTGCTGATTCCGAAGTTTGGATCCCTAaagattctcctatcagggctgactgggcatgtcctggttggttctgtattcatgactgggccttcagggcaggttgtaagcttcatTTCTCTCCTCTCATGGTGGAGGTTATTAAAGAAATTGGTGTCCCTTCTTATCAGTTGATGCCTATGGTATGGAAAGTGGTCTGCTCTATCGAGTATCTCTGCAAAAAGCATAATATTTCATTTTCTCTTGATGATCTGAAAGTCTGCTACGCTGTCAAAACCAATagccctggccgtataagttttaaggtcaggcctTCCACTACTCCTCTTCTCAGCAATCTGGACAGTGGCCATGACAAGAattgggctgctgggtacatgtttatcaggaccaattctgtagGTCCTGATCTGGCATATTTGAACTATGAAGCTTGTGTTGCTGGTGAGTATTTTAACTTTTCTCTTATCCTGCACGTTTTATTCGTtagtataaaaataaaattttattgaATCATACCTCTCGTGTGcgcagttgatgactgggttactgaaactgagtacccTACTGCAAACATTTCttctttccttgctattcctcctttggagaggtcttggcctctctgttgtagGGCTGGCCATCTTCCTCGCTGCTTGAAGGTTGATGGTACTGCCAGGGTGCCTAAACCTTCAAAGGCTGTTAGTGCTTCcacttcaggcagtaagtctattttGTTTTTCTCCTTTCTTCCTATTTTACCTCTTATGTGATAtttagtttatattgctaatGTAGTGTTTCGTGTTATAGCCACCAGGTTGTCTACTCGCCTTGCCagatttggtatggctgacctctcagccaggttcgctaagatcaaggaggaaggttcccaTGGAAGCGGAGATGCTGAGCCGGTTATCGATTTAACTGAATTGCATGATGCTTCCAAGGTTTCTACCGCTCCTGCTGCCTCTGTGAAACAAGTTCAgcatgtgacacccccatactccaagtgccttaccaggaccactcaggtataaagatgtcaccatctcggtttcccgaggcaatgataatcaaaagacaataaagaaacaacatttaaatagtataaagtttagtgaatacaatccaaaaccaactgataaaatacggttacatgttcttaaaCCAAAAGTCTAACAACTAAACAAAATGTCTAACAAACTACTCCaactacaacggaagactctatcatctcgtggtgacacatcccagctagcccatatgtctcgactcataccagctcaacaactgctcaccatccccgaatggatcaccacagttttcaaaacatttaaacggggtcagtactaatcacacaatcatatataattacaataagatagaaaccaacacatctcaatcgtcacataacccaaactccatatTCAactcctcataactgactacacactaaagtatgtaatcctgccagagtacccatcgcaacaggttactccactccgccagtgggggaccgcagccgttcccacctaagccccgctcataccatagagcaaataacccaaatccattaatgtgcacatcccttatgtggcgggttccacagaaggcgaataatgggcgtgaagccactcccgcaagtgactccactcagccagggacgcaccccgaagaacacagacagatacaattaatcacaaccatcaacagtaaccaattccaacaaccgtcacaatacgagtatgatattatacaacaaccacaaccaacaatcaacacattatgtgactaatactgagtagggaaaccctacctggaatgcaacgcacgcagacgatctcaacagctgtatcaaaaagcctcttctacgaatcctcctcctaacacatcatcacataatc
This sequence is a window from Silene latifolia isolate original U9 population chromosome 8, ASM4854445v1, whole genome shotgun sequence. Protein-coding genes within it:
- the LOC141595665 gene encoding uncharacterized protein LOC141595665; translated protein: MPTRVAFKGVFNDKYLANDHNERFNNFKEDDYRPLKSNYVVHQTNNGDIRVMNRETNLWWGVGERNWIRSNVGGGQVSDTNPNILFEVIKIDGNVIVLRSRDNNKFCDTFTSIFPRWLNAGSVTDSRDGYMKVEEPLDTVRIYNHSRERILTYTDVDNGGTEPIVITRTLSEEVTETKAWRNSQSLTLGTSMSFSSGIPKLGIGLEITFEGQFTEEYEWSKTDERKRSISETVTVTVPPGKTARLLLMASSASFDIPFSYTQTDRYVTGEDPITTIVDDGIFAGSSVYYSYIKTEQSSL
- the LOC141595667 gene encoding putative mitochondrial protein AtMg00240 yields the protein MENCNEATVHMPRGTKLSVEQGELLHELDKYRRLIGKLPYLNLTRHDISYPVQHLSQFLVQSRVPHMQATIHMVRWYLKETINVGLYYPSSSDFQLKAHIDAN